The nucleotide sequence GAAGGTCTTCACTGCATCGGGGCCAATATCCAACCCCATCCAACCAGCGGGAATCGCATCCACACTCACGGTTTTCGCGTTAGCATCGGGGGCAAAGTTATCGGCCACCACCACATCGGTGGGCAGCAGCAGCTCGACGCCTCGCTCTTTAGCCTTAGCCTCCAGAGCCTGAGCCAACTCCAACTTGTCCTCTTCCACCAAAGACTTGCCCACACTGAGACCGCGAGCCTTGTAGAACGTAAAAATCATGCCGCCGCCGACTATTAACTTGTCCACCTTCTCCAGCAAAGTTTCAATCACACCGATTTTGCTAGAAACCTTCGATCCCCCCACGATCGCCACCAACGGACGCTTGGGAGCTTCAATCGCCCCTTGCAAAAATTGCAACTCTTTCTCCATCAAAAAGCCCGCCACAGAAGGGGAGAGATATTCCGTCACCCCTGCGGTCGAGCTGTGGGCGCGGTGGGCAGTGCCGAAGGCATCGTTAACGTACAGATCGGCCACAGAAGCTAGCGCTTTGGCAAAGTCGGGGTCGTTCTTTTCTTCGCCCGCATGAAACCGAACGTTCTCCAGCAAAATGACTTGGCCGTTGCTCATCGAATCAACTAAGCTTTTGACCTCATCGCCAATGCAGTCGTTTGGCTTCTTCACCTCTTGCCCCAGAACCTCGGAAAGACGAGTCGCTATGGGGGTCAGACGCATGTCCTCTTTGACTTGTCCCTTAGGACGACCGAAGTGACTGGCCAAAATCACTTTGGCCCCCGCACCGCTCAAAGCTTGGATGGTGGGCAGGGCAGTGCGGATGCGGGTGTCGTCTGTAATGGTGCCGCTGCCATCGAGAGGAACGTTGAAGTCAGCCCGCACTAACACCCGTTTACCTGCTAATTCGATCGCGGCAGGACCTTCGAGAAGATTGGCAAGTGACAACTTGGACATGACTGCGGGCACCCTATAAGGTTATGACTACTTAACATTTGAAAACATTCTACCGGACTGCGGCTCGCCTGTGATGATGAATTGCGAAACCTATGCTAGGCAAAGGGTTGAGAGATCTACATAGGTGGCTCTACCAGATCTCTCTTGCAAATCGGCGCACACCCGCGCATTTCAAAAGACTTCAAGCTCAATTGCCTATCCCCCTTGCGCTGTCAAAAATTTTCACCTAATATCGGGGCCTTCAAAAATGACAGACTACGCTCGAGCTGGCTTGCGATCCCAGTCATAGCAGGACTTCAAGCCTTTGCAGCAAGTCAAGTTTATAGTGATAGTATTCCTGTCTTCAT is from Synechococcus sp. PCC 7336 and encodes:
- the pgk gene encoding phosphoglycerate kinase codes for the protein MSKLSLANLLEGPAAIELAGKRVLVRADFNVPLDGSGTITDDTRIRTALPTIQALSGAGAKVILASHFGRPKGQVKEDMRLTPIATRLSEVLGQEVKKPNDCIGDEVKSLVDSMSNGQVILLENVRFHAGEEKNDPDFAKALASVADLYVNDAFGTAHRAHSSTAGVTEYLSPSVAGFLMEKELQFLQGAIEAPKRPLVAIVGGSKVSSKIGVIETLLEKVDKLIVGGGMIFTFYKARGLSVGKSLVEEDKLELAQALEAKAKERGVELLLPTDVVVADNFAPDANAKTVSVDAIPAGWMGLDIGPDAVKTFQAALEGCGIVIWNGPMGVFEFDRFAKGTEAIATSLANLTETGTVTIIGGGDSVAAVEKVGVADKMSHISTGGGASLELLEGKVLPGIAALTDA